In the genome of Phycodurus eques isolate BA_2022a chromosome 22, UOR_Pequ_1.1, whole genome shotgun sequence, the window TACGTCTGAAGCCACACGCGACAAAACACGATCGCGTCTCGAATGTTTTTGGCGCCGCGACGAGAGCGAAGACGAACCCTGGACAGGCCGCTGCGCAGCTCCAGATACATGACGTTGTCTCGGTGGAGCTCGTGCAGGCCCCGCAGGAGGTAATCCCTCAGGACGGGGGCGTGGCTCACCAGCCCGGCGCCGGCAACGAAGGCTCTCTCGAACTTGTCCCACACGGCGTCCTGGTCCGGGTACTCGCCGTCCGGGTCGTCGGTGACCAGCGTGAGATGCTTCATCAAGCTTGAAAGCGATCCGAGTGTCGTCACTGGAGAGTTTTTGCAAAAGGGAAGACGTGAGCGGGTACCTGGCGTCGAAGGCGGCCGCGTCGCCCGCCTCGGCTCGCAGCGCGCTGACAAGCTGCCAGTAGAAGCAGTCCCAGCGCGGGTACGGCCGGCGGCGAGAGAAGACGAAGCGCGCCGAGTTGTCCCACGTGAAGCAGACGTAGCAGTGCGGCCGGTACGTGGCGTTCTTCACCAGCCACTCGGCGCTCACCAGCGACGAGCTGTGAACGTGCAGGGCGCCGCCTGCGGGTGACAACGTTTCTCAGTTGCCAACAAAACTCATTTTGGACACAAATTCTGATGGAAATGCTTGTCTCAGCATCGACAGccgatattttggattttaaaaaaactgcgACACGGAAGCATCGTTACGAATGTTGGCGTCTCCGCGTGGCGAGGTCACCTTTGGGCATGTCCTGCAGCAGCTTGAAGACGGGACTGTCGCGTATGAGGCCCTTGGCCTTGAAGAAGTGGACGGCGGGCGGGAAGGGCTCGGCCGCCATCTCGCGCTCCTTCATCCGGCGAAGCTCGCCGTCCAAGCGCCGCTCGGCCGCCGTGAGCGCCACGCCGCCGCCCGTCCGCCGCGACGCCTCCCGGCGCATCAGCTCGTCCCGCTGGCTCGGGTCGGGCatccccgccgccgccgccgccaaccACAGGAGGGTCACCGCCGCCTGGGGGAGGGAGGCTACCATGCCCTTCGGTGCCACTGGGGGCGCTGTTCACCTCCTCGGCACAATAcaacattgtcattttatttcgtTGACATGCATGAGCTTCGAGCGGAATGCATCGGAAATCAAGACACGAAGCGCTTATTGTTATAGTTGGCGTTTGCAGTCTGTGTGACTACAACTGCACCGAgcttgtctgatatttacctgTAGTGACAAAGACAACCATATTGTTATACTTTGCAAATCAACACAAACATCGCACTATCAGAATTAtttattgcatgttttaaagAAGCCCTTGTTTGTAGTTTAGACATAAAAATAGTCAGATTGTtttgaaagccaaaaaaaaaaaaaaatattcttatatatgattattattaaatatttttcacaacagccaatatttcacaaattctgccagggcaCGCAAACTTCTCAGCACAACTGTGTTATTTACagccagttttattttatacagtcAATTCTTGCAACGCTTTTCAGAGCGTACATTGTCAAGTCAACGACGACCGACCTGTTGTACGTTCGTGACATTACAGTGCGAACACCTGGCAACGACCCCAACTAAAATGCAACTTTTAACAATCAACAGTACAGTCAAATGCCAAAAGTACTTACAAGAAGCGGTGCGTTCCACTCAGTCGTCTTGCTCCAAGACTGCGCTTGTCCCTGCCTCACAACTCAGTAAAACACTGGGCCAAACAGGATAATTGAGGCATTTTTGTCTGACAAATAGCATGTGATTAACTAACCGGCCCGGCATTAATGAGTtaattaatgtgtgtgtgtgtgtgtgtgtgcgcgcgcgtgggTGCGCTGTGAGGACACGTACGATGCGTACCGACCACCattcatatattttattatcataTTGTACAGTTTACACCACGACATGTTCAAAACACACATAAATTAGTCAGGAAAGCTCATATACAGACAAGTGTATCCTCTCTGGTGTAACAATAAATTAACCTTTTAAGCATCCTAACTTACTTCATGGTGGTCACAATCCAGCAAGTAACCACATCCCGTTGTCACGTAATGACGACTTGCCGGTGGCGCTCCGTCATGCTCGGAGGAAGACGTCAGCaccacatcacacacacacacaataataacaataacgaCGGCAAAGCACCCCCTTTTTGCGCAGGTGTGAGACCaaaaacaatagaaaatgaaaataatacagAAACGAGGGGGCGGGGCTTCTCAGTCCATGAACTTGCGGTTGGGGTTGGCGCCGAAAAGAGCCACTCGGATGTCGGGCATCATCTGCGAACATGGCAACCACATACAGGTCAAGTACACACAAAGGACAAAAGGACAAAAGATGCATTGTTTGGGAGCACTGATGAAAAATTATCAATATCGCATGATCATGAGAccaaactaaagaaaaaaaaaaaaaaaaaggggggaagaAATACGTCCAACAAAATaagtttctttttattttatccaaaagaaatgtttttcttgtttctctccgtttaaaaaaaacgcttaactaaaaatataatacaattacTAGAAATTTGTTGTTTagcacaaaaatgtttgcattaaaaaaaaaaaaaaataatatgcatggtcttttaaaccaaaatacacaaaacctttttttttttttcccactcccAAAAACctcaaatgtgttgtttttggatttgatctttttttttttaatcccccaaaaaatatcgctttatatttcatgaaaacgttttggttttgtttttacatttccccaaaacagaaaaaaatgctttctttGGGAAAATAtggtttgtaaatgttttttgttttttttaccaaatacacaaatatttttgcttgcatttaaacaacaaatggactaaaaatggaaaatattttgtttgtcataaaaatgtacttttaatttaatccccaaaaatattttttttgcatgcgaATATCTTTCCCTTAgttgtatccgaaatgaacccTAACCCGAATTCTTTTTGGTGTGCAAATATATTTGGAGATGCTGTTTGTTC includes:
- the ada2b gene encoding translation initiation factor IF-2 isoform X4, coding for MVASLPQAAVTLLWLAAAAAGMPDPSQRDELMRREASRRTGGGVALTAAERRLDGELRRMKEREMAAEPFPPAVHFFKAKGLIRDSPVFKLLQDMPKGGALHVHSSSLVSAEWLVKNATYRPHCYVCFTWDNSARFVFSRRRPYPRWDCFYWQLVSALRAEAGDAAAFDARYPLTSSLLQKLSSDDTRIAFKLDEASHAGHRRPGRRVPGPGRRVGQVRESLRCRRRAGEPRPRPEGLPPAGPARAPPRQRHVSGAAQRPVQGSSSLSSRRQKHSRRDRVLSRVASDVRAGRKHPRQDLDAEDFPRRRREVCGRASGLPGRSPHRSRAQGIECVRGEGGRRGGHGAAEGLPRCGGGIRPGGQGGRRQAALVLPGRSVAPGPDGRHPALLLSRGRNRRGGDGDGSERSGRPAVQQQPHRARLRPGAPPARQGDVPGEAGGGGGVPHLKPGTEVGLRPAQPPGGGADGGGPPAGDQLGRPVHVRHGGPVLRLLPGLRGHRRPEGQRGHAEGAGAQLHQLSAADAQGLCAGRVAEEMGRLRFGSRLRARRNLFTTLDGTY
- the ada2b gene encoding translation initiation factor IF-2 isoform X3, giving the protein MVASLPQAAVTLLWLAAAAAGMPDPSQRDELMRREASRRTGGGVALTAAERRLDGELRRMKEREMAAEPFPPAVHFFKAKGLIRDSPVFKLLQDMPKGGALHVHSSSLVSAEWLVKNATYRPHCYVCFTWDNSARFVFSRRRPYPRWDCFYWQLVSALRAEAGDAAAFDARYPLTSSLLQKLSSDDTRIAFKLDEASHAGHRRPGRRVPGPGRRVGQVRESLRCRRRAGEPRPRPEGLPPAGPARAPPRQRHVSGAAQRPVQGSSSLSSRRQKHSRRDRVLSRVASDVRAGRKHPRQDLDAEDFPRRRREVCGRASGLPGRSPHRSRAQGIECVRGEGGRRGGHGAAEGLPRCGGGIRPGGQGGRRQAALVLPGRSVAPGPDGRHPALLLSRGRNRRGGDGDGSERSGRPAVQQQPHRARLRPGAPPARQGDVPGEAGGGGGVPHLKPGTEVGLRPAQPPGGGADGGGPPAGDQLGRPVHVRHGGPVLRLLPGLRGHRRPEGQRGHAEGAGAQLHQVQLSAADAQGLCAGRVAEEMGRLRFGSRLRARRNLFTTLDGTY
- the ada2b gene encoding adenosine deaminase 2-A isoform X2, which gives rise to MVASLPQAAVTLLWLAAAAAGMPDPSQRDELMRREASRRTGGGVALTAAERRLDGELRRMKEREMAAEPFPPAVHFFKAKGLIRDSPVFKLLQDMPKGGALHVHSSSLVSAEWLVKNATYRPHCYVCFTWDNSARFVFSRRRPYPRWDCFYWQLVSALRAEAGDAAAFDARYPLTSSLLQKLSSDDTRIAFKLDEASHAGHRRPGRRVPGPGRRVGQVRESLRCRRRAGEPRPRPEGLPPAGPARAPPRQRHVSGAAQRPVQGSSSLSSRRQKHSRRDRVLSRVASDVRAGRKHPRQDLDAEDFPRRRREVCGRASGLPGRSPHRSRAQGIECVRGEGGRRGGHGAAEGLPRCGGGIRPGTHSRLTQVLPTRRDGYATGTGCLVLQVGREDGGRPLWYFRDALSLPAQMGVTLPYFFHAGETDEEGTETDQNVLDALLFNSSRIGHGYALARHPLAKEMSRVRQVAVEVCPISNQVLKLVSDLRNHPAAVLMAEGHPLVISSDDPSMFGTAGLSYDFYQAFVGIGGLKANVGTLKELALNSISSLPPTLKDSAQAAWRRKWDAFVSAHA
- the ada2b gene encoding adenosine deaminase 2-A isoform X1 yields the protein MVASLPQAAVTLLWLAAAAAGMPDPSQRDELMRREASRRTGGGVALTAAERRLDGELRRMKEREMAAEPFPPAVHFFKAKGLIRDSPVFKLLQDMPKGGALHVHSSSLVSAEWLVKNATYRPHCYVCFTWDNSARFVFSRRRPYPRWDCFYWQLVSALRAEAGDAAAFDARYPLTSSLLQKLSSDDTRIAFKLDEASHAGHRRPGRRVPGPGRRVGQVRESLRCRRRAGEPRPRPEGLPPAGPARAPPRQRHVSGAAQRPVQGSSSLSSRRQKHSRRDRVLSRVASDVRAGRKHPRQDLDAEDFPRRRREVCGRASGLPGRSPHRSRAQGIECVRGEGGRRGGHGAAEGLPRCGGGIRPGTHSRLTQVLPTRRDGYATGTGCLVLQVGREDGGRPLWYFRDALSLPAQMGVTLPYFFHAGETDEEGTETDQNVLDALLFNSSRIGHGYALARHPLAKEMSRVRQVAVEVCPISNQVLKLVSDLRNHPAAVLMAEGHPLVISSDDPSMFGTAGLSYDFYQAFVGIGGLKANVGTLKELALNSIRYSSLPPTLKDSAQAAWRRKWDAFVSAHA